Proteins from one Plasmodium gaboni strain SY75 chromosome 4, whole genome shotgun sequence genomic window:
- a CDS encoding putative holo-(acyl-carrier protein) synthase, producing the protein MIFVLIFSKLKGAFYKILKLLCLYLFIYEEGYFIFYGNVESLNIKKNVECKYVGMSRGLIVKPFNNIKNKKRLNMLSSICSRNSIICFNKINKYFDNVKNGFFKKRDILFYFYIIQNVLTKKVYIDKRKKNNYNLINKNRNKYEYINYNRCKYKKKLFNIYMEHNNMLYDQGDNFYDNYESSSFLEINNNQVDIPIDLSRFEKEVRKLIEILNYNNFHLNITFISLEEMKRINKKYRNKNMPTDVISILHSLDDQSYDYNYDFLKNSVEEKKEFKSGDIYLCPEYINKECFLSRMKYESSLFHKKGDSLCYVTDERNEDVTEESINSINCNNIDINDDNINVDNINDDNINDDNINVDNINDDSINVDSVGGCDISVDKDSKNVDTNKILNPRGVNKLFSNIFSVNERLPFYVLHAFVHLMHKDHENNLEEYNEFMDIEENIIKKYVTFNKYTPTFYAHHIIGLGTDILCVYRIYKILLLKNKNKFLQKVLNSFEYKELIQQQDNIKYNIEKLAIYISKKFAAKEAIVKSIGRGLSSISKYGISMNDIEIRNDKYGKPHVYLYNKAQKIARQLGIVKIFLSISDEKIFNNNIKTNNINDKNFTCL; encoded by the coding sequence atgatctttgttttaattttctCTAAATTGAAAGGGGCTTTTTATAagatattaaaattattatgtttgtatttatttatatatgaagagggatattttatattttatggAAATGTAGAATCattgaatataaaaaaaaatgtggAATGTAAATATGTTGGAATGAGTAGAGGTTTAATAGTCAAAccttttaataatataaaaaataagaagAGGTTGAATATGTTATCTTCTATTTGTAGCAGAAATAgtattatttgttttaataagataaataaatattttgataatgtaaaaaatggtttttttaaaaaaagagatatattattttatttttatataatacaaaatgTTCTTACtaaaaaagtatatattgACAAAcgtaaaaaaaataattataatttaataaataaaaatagaaataaatatgaatatataaattataataggtgtaaatataaaaagaagttatttaatatatatatggaacataataatatgttgTATGACCAAGGtgataatttttatgataattatgaaTCTAGTTCTTTTCTtgaaattaataataatcaagTAGATATTCCTATTGACCTTTCAAGATTTGAGAAAGAAGTAAGGAAGCtaatagaaatattaaattataacaattttcatttaaatattacatttataaGTTTAGAAGAAATGAAGagaattaataaaaaatatcgaaataaaaatatgcCGACTGATGTTATATCGATATTACATAGTTTAGATGATCAAAGCTATGATTACAATtatgattttttaaaaaattcaGTAGAAGAGAAAAAGGAATTTAAATCTGgtgatatatatttgtgtCCTGAGTATATAAACAAGGAATGTTTTTTGTCGAGAATGAAATATGAGAGCAGTTTGTTTCATAAAAAAGGAGATAGTCTATGTTATGTGACCGATGAAAGAAATGAGGATGTCACAGAAGAAAGTATAAACAGCATaaattgtaataatattgatattaatgatgataatattaatgttgataatattaatgatgataatattaatgatgataatattaatgttgataatattaatgatgaTAGTATTAATGTTGATAGTGTTGGTGGTTGTGATATATCCGTTGATAAAGATTCAAAAAATGTagatacaaataaaatattgaaCCCACGAGGAGTCAATAAACTGttttctaatatttttaGTGTAAATGAAAGATTACCTTTTTATGTTTTACATGCATTTGTGCATTTAATGCATAAGGATCATGAAAATAATCTAGAAGAATATAATGAATTTATGGatatagaagaaaatattataaaaaaatatgtaacctttaataaatatacacCTACTTTTTATGCTCATCATATTATAGGACTAGGAACAGATATTTTGTGTGTATATagaatttataaaatattattactaaagaataaaaataaatttctTCAAAAAGTTTTAAATTCATTCgaatataaagaattaatTCAACAACaagataatattaaatataatatagaaaagctagctatatatataagtaaaAAATTCGCTGCAAAAGAAGCTATCGTCAAATCTATTGGAAGAGGATTAAGTTCAATATCAAAATATGGAATAAGTATGAATGATATAGAAATAagaaatgataaatatggaaaaccacatgtttatttatataataaagcACAAAAAATAGCTAGACAATTAGGAATTGTCAAAATTTTCTTATCAATAAGTGACgaaaaaatttttaataataatataaaaacaaataatataaatgataaaaattttacATGTTTAAT